The nucleotide window ATTTTGACAAAGATGATACGGTGAAGAGGATTTTCATGGGCCAAATGAAGAGTGGGCTAGATTCTTGGTGTTGTACGCCCTTTGCCCCGAACAAAAATGGATGTATATATAGTTCTTAGAATTGTGGTGGGATAGAGTTCTAGTTTGGGACTCGGTGTCCCGAAGCTAGAGTACTTAGGGCAAGACCATAATATCCTAGGGAATGGTTGTACTGAGGGTAATACTGTTGTTGATTGAACATACTATAGGGATAATGGTATTGTTGGCTAAGATTGTTGTTTCCCCAGGGGACTTGACCTTTCTGGTCCGCTTGGTTTTGAAAGTTGGGAAAGTTTTGGTTGCTAGGAAAGCTTGAAAAATTTTGGTTGTTGAGGTTGTTTAGAAAGTTTGTTATTGGGAAAGTTGATGTTGGGAGAAGCCATCATTCGACTAAATTTTAAGGTCGAGAATGAGCCCATACTCATGATACTAATTGTTGATATAAGAATTAATTTGTGATGGTTTGTGATGGTTTACCAAGAGAGCGGAGAACTATAGATAAGTTAGAACAACTAGAACATGAGTATCGAGAGAATATTAGAGAGAAGAATAGGGGTGAGTTGAAGTTTAATTAGGAGAGATGCCTTGCCCCCTTTTCTCAAAATCCAAAGGCTTTTAAATGGGTTTTCTTTGATAGCTCATAAGATGCCACGTGTGGTTCTCATATTGCTATTAGACTCCCTCCAAATTATTTAATCTACTAATATCTTATCATCAAGTTATCTTAGATAAGTTTTAATGTCCGGGCTGTCTCTAGGGAATGAATATATATGATGTGTAAGTAATAGATTTCTTATTTAAGTTAGGTATGTGGTCTCAATGGACAGGCTCGTCGGTGCTTCAAGTAGCAAGATGATGCTCCTTAGTCAAAGGTGTTGACCTACCAGGTTATAGGCACGGAAAGTGGATTTGCAAGATATAAGTACAGCAATATTCAATCCTCTTGATTTTGAGAGCAACCATGAGTGAATAGTGATAAAGAACCAAATTTTGGTCTCACTTTAAGTGCAGCAAAATCAACTGTAGTCCCAGTAAGAGCAAATGAGTGAATGGTGATAAGCACCAAATTAGCATGAGGGATAATAAAGGAGACAATCAAGCAAGTTATGCACTTTTAAGTGCTTAAACAACACCTGGAGTGGCAATGCAGATTGCAGTGCCACTCCCTGCCAGATTATCAAAGGCATTATTTACAGTTCCCAATTCAAGTAATCAGTTCACAAGAAATATGGTGATGTTGATGCCAATTACCAAAGCCTTAAAATGTAAAACACATGCAATAAAAAACCAGACCATTGCAAGCAAGATCTGTTGGAGACGGTGTTCATCAAGTTGATATGGTAAAGACTGATGCTTATAGATGAAAACCCAGTCTTCATCAAGTTAGCTTTGTTCAGCCAAAAATCGTAGTCCTTTCTAATCCAGTGCTATACATAGAGTTGGTGTTACTTGAACTGGACAAGAACTAATTCAACTGATAAAAGGCAGGAGAAAACTTgggagaaaaaagaaaagaaattttctCCAATAGTACATATGCATAGACAATTGAAAACATCTATGTACAACAAATACTTGTATCCTATACGCACCCCGAATAGCGGATAAGATGCCTCGACACCAACCCAACCTtgactttaaaaaaatttaacttaccCCTAAcccaaaaattaataataaaaaaaaccatGCTTGAGATgactaagtaaaaaaaaaaaattacatcatAGATAAAAAAGGAAGGGAAATGAGAAGGGAGacttgaaaaaataaattaaaatgagagGAAAGAAACTAGCGTGAAATGAGTAAAGTTAGCAAAATGATATTAAGTGATAAATTTTATGGACTTTTTAAcctaattactatttaataaaacataaaagggtaatttcataaatatCTTGGGGCAGGGCGGTCTCACGCTAAACCTGACCCCAACCCGACCATTCTCTAAAGCTAAACCGCCCCGCCCTGAAACCTGATTTCAAGAGAAAAAACTGACCTTATCGGGTTGGATCAGCTCGGAACCATAGGTTTCAGGCTTTTTTGGCATCCCTAAGCATATGCAATTGGCTTAACTGTATGTGACTAAGGGTCAATGCTAGTAAAGGCATTTTGAGCAAATTCTGCATTTTTTCCTCTACATGGGAAGAACAAATGACATGAAAACAAGTTCGGAGTTCTGCAATTATCTTTATGCATGCCTTTCATCTGTCTTAATAACAATGGTGATTCGTTGTCAGGCTGATGATGTAACTAATATTTACCACTTATTTCGGTTTAAGTTTAAAAACTATTGATATCTGCTTACCAGAAAATGATAATAATGGGATTTATCATTGCTTCTTGCCCTAATAGGGGCCCTTTATACACCCAAAAATGGAGACTCAGCAACTAgagtttaataactaaaaccaGATTATTCAGCCTTCCTCTGGAACCATCATCTTTTCATGAGGCTCAAGAGTCTAGTGCCGCCTGTTTTGAAGCTGAGAAACTATTGACTCTTTTGTCTGCTTTGCCCTGTCACTGACCATTCTCTATTGCTGGTTCAGAGCTTTTCTGTGGTCTGATGCCGAGCCTTCGCTTGGATTCTGTAATCAACATTCAAAATAAACACATCGAATATTTAATTTATAGCAGCTGAggtaataaaaatagaaaagcaATACACTGAGGGTTTACTTTTATTGGTAATTGAATGGCGAGTATATGCCAAAAACTCATCCCACTTGAAATTCCTAAGCTCTTGTTTTTCCTCCTCTGAAAGCTCGAAGTTAGGCTCCCTTCCACACATGAAAGCAGCTCtacatataaaaaatattatctaTCAACATAACTACTCAGTAAGTAAGTTATATCACCTAAAAATCAACACTAGGAAACCGTCTTAGTAAAATACGAAATGGTAGAAACCAGGCATTGTTTACTTATAGTCGATgaagaaacaaaaaagaaaaaacaaacaaATGAGAACACTTTACTAATCCTTAATATAAAGATGCTAGGAACTGCATACGACTTCAACGCTTTTTCATACATTCCATCCCATATTCTTGTGGAACTTGCATATGAATAGCGCTTCTTTGTATTTATCATCACTATACATGAATACTTTCAAAGAAATTCATTAATACCAATGAGAACGTACAATTATCCCTCATACCACCAAGTTAAGAGTGAAAACAAATGAATATGGCTTCTTCATATCAGACATTGATATATAAAGCTTAAAGGTTATTTTGCATCCATATCAAACTATCCAACCTTCTTACTGTGTGCTACTGAAAAACAATATTTGTATAGGTAGTGATAAGAATTTTTGAAGTAATTCTAGTAGTAGTCATTACAAGCAAGATAAAAGCCAAATGATTACCTGTCATATAAGCGGGCAGCTTCTTCTTGTGAACCAACAGTGCCTAAGTGAATCTGTTTCTTGTCGACTTTTATTGCAGCTTGCCATTTCATATTTTTGAAGTATACACCCCTCATCAGACAAGGTTCTTGGTTTTGAACATGCTTCCTTCGGTGCCGCTTTCTCCGTTTGATCAGTTGCCCTACAGACGATAACATTGTCCACAGACATCAGTCGTAACGAAGATGTTAAGAcgtaattacatgtttaatatggAAGCAGCATGGCATGGACTCAGTTCTGAGATatgtaatttcttctttattCTAACTAACAAAAGGGGTAAAAGTTAAAACACCGACACTTCCTCACAATACTTCTCTATTTATATCAAACATGCCATTTATCAGAAGCAGCACCCTGAGAGAGCCCAAAGGGAGATAAAAGTCCAAAACTTGCTTGTCACAAGGATTCTACTATATAATACAAAACAGTACCAATTTTGGACATTAAACATTGGCAGAACAAAGCATTTTATGACATCATTTCATAATGTGAATTCACTATACAGTAATTTCCGAATCTGCAATACTGGAAATAGTTGTCCATACTACCAAACTTTGATGAATGAATTGTGAAATAATcttatttttcttctttggcATAAAGAAGCTTCTGTGCTGGTGTCAAATCTGGGGTTCACAACAAGTGAGAGGCAAGAACGGTATGCAGGAGTAAAGGGGAATGAGAGAAGGAAGCTTTTGATCTTAGG belongs to Gossypium arboreum isolate Shixiya-1 chromosome 7, ASM2569848v2, whole genome shotgun sequence and includes:
- the LOC108454667 gene encoding ethylene-responsive transcription factor-like protein At4g13040, which produces MVSLRRRKLLGLCSGKNSVLTPLHRFFGNGNALETSSQNAKSVSVHPILLDSINHVHGKSIPMVSCGSPNVSGSGSSKEHHNQPFPGQLIKRRKRHRRKHVQNQEPCLMRGVYFKNMKWQAAIKVDKKQIHLGTVGSQEEAARLYDRAAFMCGREPNFELSEEEKQELRNFKWDEFLAYTRHSITNKKSKRRLGIRPQKSSEPAIENGQ